One Punica granatum isolate Tunisia-2019 chromosome 3, ASM765513v2, whole genome shotgun sequence genomic window carries:
- the LOC116199705 gene encoding F-box/LRR-repeat protein 3 — translation MELPRECWELIFSFLDHHRHLDPLSLSCKQFLSISDSLLSSLSLTTPSAVPFLPSLLARFRNLRSLDLSSFPGSPDPVLLQVSRSCPNLRRLDLSNQPRLPVDSLAQIGERIKGLEALVLSRLHFLQNHDLFVVARLFPFLQELDVSYPQHLGRASDEGVSFLSQRLKGLRRVDISGNHFVSDQSLVHLATHCALLREVAVKDCTFVTPRGIDFLMSNSPDLVSLSVSIGISLTYDMWNQTFPKARALSSLDVSHSYLSDGLLSLLAEANLTLRTVSLSYSGGFTFDGISLLLSKNRSVESLDLERVYFLSDQHMSELCKFLGNLTFINLSLCSKVGNSTFYNLVRSCTLLREIRMERTGLGNADFMGSDTQFINSKVRSLHLARNYNLCDEWCIRELVRACPELQFLDVSHCPVITGAGVSTVLEKCPEIMYLDISDCNSICNLVVGSDSPRLEVLRANGLVLHNQALATIGRRCSRLMVLDLQRCFNLTDEGVKEVTGHCKALREINLRHCKGVSVHIVPWLVFSRPSLRKITPPNGLKLSENQRNLFLRHGCLVYDGCFVGNELLPTPEENQIREQTST, via the coding sequence ATGGAGTTGCCGAGGGAATGCTGGGAGCtcatcttctccttcctcgaCCACCATCGCCACCTCGatcccctctccctctcctgcAAGCAGTTCCTCTCCATCTCCGACAGCCTcctctcctccctctctctcaccACCCCTTCTGCTGTCCCCTTCCTCCCCTCCCTCCTGGCCCGCTTCCGCAACCTTCGCTCCCTCGACCTCTCCTCCTTCCCCGGCTCCCCCGATCCCGTCCTCCTCCAGGTCTCCCGCTCCTGCCCCAACCTCCGCCGCCTCGACCTCTCCAACCAGCCCCGCCTCCCCGTCGACAGCCTGGCCCAGATTGGCGAGAGAATCAAGGGCCTCGAGGCCCTCGTGCTGTCGAGGCTGCACTTTTTGCAGAACCACGACCTGTTCGTCGTCGCCAGGCTGTTCCCCTTCCTCCAGGAGCTCGACGTCAGCTACCCCCAGCACCTCGGCCGGGCCTCCGACGAAGGGGTCTCCTTCCTCTCCCAGCGCCTCAAGGGTCTCCGCAGGGTCGACATTTCCGGTAATCATTTCGTGTCCGATCAGTCTCTCGTGCATTTGGCCACTCACTGTGCTCTGTTGAGGGAGGTTGCCGTTAAAGACTGTACCTTCGTAACCCCGAGAGGCATCGATTTCTTGATGAGCAATTCGCCGGATTTGGTCAGTCTGAGTGTGAGTATCGGGATTAGTCTTACTTACGACATGTGGAATCAGACATTTCCAAAAGCTAGAGCTTTGAGTAGTCTCGATGTTTCACATTCGTACTTGAGCGATGGTTTGCTTTCTTTGCTGGCCGAAGCAAATCTTACCTTGAGGACTGTCAGTCTGTCCTATTCGGGTGGGTTCACCTTCGATGGGATTTCACTGCTCTTGTCCAAGAACCGATCAGTCGAGTCTCTGGATCTTGAGCGGGTTTATTTCCTTAGTGATCAGCATATGAGTGAGCTGTGCAAATTCCTTGGTAACCTAACCTTCATAAACCTGAGCTTATGTTCCAAGGTTGGCAATTCGACCTTCTACAACCTTGTCAGGAGCTGTACTTTGCTACGCGAGATCCGAATGGAGAGAACAGGACTAGGAAATGCGGATTTCATGGGTTCAGATACGCAGTTTATAAACTCCAAGGTTAGGTCTCTCCACTTGGCCCGGAACTATAACTTGTGCGATGAATGGTGCATCAGAGAGCTTGTGCGTGCTTGTCCAGAATTGCAATTCCTCGACGTGAGCCACTGCCCTGTAATTACCGGAGCGGGCGTTTCAACTGTACTTGAGAAGTGCCCTGAAATCATGTATTTGGATATCAGTGATTGCAATAGTATATGTAATCTTGTGGTTGGGTCTGATTCCCCGAGGTTGGAGGTTCTGCGAGCAAATGGGCTGGTGCTCCATAACCAGGCACTAGCAACGATTGGGAGGAGATGCTCCCGTTTAATGGTCCTGGACTTGCAGCGCTGTTTCAATCTGACGGATGAAGGGGTGAAGGAGGTCACGGGCCATTGTAAAGCTTTGAGGGAGATAAACTTGAGACATTGCAAAGGTGTAAGCGTTCATATCGTACCCTGGTTGGTGTTCTCAAGGCCATCGCTAAGGAAGATAACTCCGCCTAATGGGTTGAAGCTTAGTGAGAACCAGCGGAACTTGTTCCTGCGCCATGGATGTCTTGTATACGATGGGTGCTTTGTGGGCAATGAATTGTTGCCGACGCcagaagaaaatcaaataaGAGAGCAGACATCCACTTGA
- the LOC116199706 gene encoding uncharacterized protein LOC116199706 isoform X2: MARQLRPKYRTLSNPSLVHFFSTSRDPSTTPNPPPDESSSTTSQPSQSQSSTSSYFSDIKAKLRQQQQQQHSQQLRRPSTQFSASGQVPPPKVSLEEIRKNLSEYRRRSAPPNPADSPSSQPISVNELLKRNVFPKGVEPGNEPGPPKPAAHLSFDAIRESLKQLRNNTSSRTDKRGGDPLSLSSLKDSLKLKPGGLTPSPGSTAIGGTDRLPLSVFGKEMKERKSKESGGGTGFALKTEFLKMYNYEDLGERLRQLRPEGLDKGKVGFSLEELNERLGKLREMEEQETDERMAGFGYRELRESLQKLKMSEEEKTKQTAIQRLNILEQASRTPDYMSHPPKEQLLEQYFHLDNMSSEEKMKLELAKVREEFKMSESDCGSARVQVAQLTTKIKHLSSVLHKKDKHSRKGLEEMVQRRKKLLKYLRRTDWDSYCLVLSRLGLRDNPDLKR, from the exons ATGGCTCGGCAACTTAGACCCAAGTATCGGACGTTGTCCAACCCTTCTCTCGTCCACTTCTTCTCCACCTCCCGAGACCCCTCCACCACCCCCAATCCTCCTCCCGACGAATCCTCCTCCACCACCTCACAACCCTCTCAGTCTCAGTCCTCCACCTCTTCATACTTCAGCGACATCAAGGCTAAGCTCagacagcagcagcagcagcagcattcCCAACAGCTTAGAAGACCCAGCACCCAGTTCTCCGCCTCGGGCCAAGTGCCGCCCCCGAAGGTCTCCCTCGAAGAGATCCGCAAGAACCTCTCCGAGTACCGCCGCCGCTCCGCCCCTCCCAACCCCGCGGACTCCCCTTCATCGCAGCCCATCTCCGTCAATGAACTCCTCAAGCGGAATGTGTTCCCCAAGGGAGTCGAGCCCGGGAACGAGCCCGGCCCTCCGAAGCCTGCGGCTCATCTATCCTTTGACGCTATCCGGGAGAGCTTGAAACAGCTGAGGAACAACACCAGTTCGCGAACTGATAAGCGGGGTGGGGACCCGTTGTCGCTCTCGAGCCTTAAGGACTCTCTCAAGCTCAAGCCTGGTGGGCTGACACCTAGCCCAGGTTCGACTGCGATCGGAGGGACGGACAGATTGCCGCTCTCGGTGTTCGGGAAGGAGATGAAGGAGCGGAAGTCAAAAGAGAGTGGTGGTGGGACGGGCTTCGCGTTGAAGACTGAGTTCTTGAAGATGTATAACTATGAAGATTTGGGGGAAAGGTTGAGGCAGTTGAGGCCCGAAGGCTTGGATAAAGGGAAGGTCGGGTTCTCTCTGGAGGAGCTGAATGAGAGGTTGGGGAAGTTAAGGGAGATGGAGGAGCAAGAGACTGATGAGAGGATGGCCGGGTTCGGCTATAGGGAGCTGAGGGAAAGTTTGCAAAAGCTGAAGATGTCTGAAGAGGAGAAGACCAAGCAGACAGCAA TCCAGCGACTCAATATACTGGAACAGGCGTCACGAACTCCAGACTACATGTCACACCCTCCAAAGGAGCAATTACTTGAACAG TACTTCCATCTGGATAACATGTCTTCTGAAGAGAAAATGAAACTCGAGCTTGCAAAAGTCAGAGAAGAGTTTAAAATGTCAGAATCAGACTGTGGATCAGCACGTGTCCAAG TTGCACAGCTGACAACTAAGATCAAGCATCTATCTTCTGTCCTGCACAAGAAG GACAAGCATTCTCGGAAAGGTCTTGAAGAGATGGTGCAAAGGAGAAAGAAATTGTTGAAGTACCTAAGAAGAACAGACTGGGATTCGTACTGCTTGGTTCTTTCTAGATTAGGTCTCCGAGACAACCCAGATTTGAAGCGCTAG
- the LOC116199706 gene encoding uncharacterized protein LOC116199706 isoform X1, protein MARQLRPKYRTLSNPSLVHFFSTSRDPSTTPNPPPDESSSTTSQPSQSQSSTSSYFSDIKAKLRQQQQQQHSQQLRRPSTQFSASGQVPPPKVSLEEIRKNLSEYRRRSAPPNPADSPSSQPISVNELLKRNVFPKGVEPGNEPGPPKPAAHLSFDAIRESLKQLRNNTSSRTDKRGGDPLSLSSLKDSLKLKPGGLTPSPGSTAIGGTDRLPLSVFGKEMKERKSKESGGGTGFALKTEFLKMYNYEDLGERLRQLRPEGLDKGKVGFSLEELNERLGKLREMEEQETDERMAGFGYRELRESLQKLKMSEEEKTKQTASEFQRLNILEQASRTPDYMSHPPKEQLLEQYFHLDNMSSEEKMKLELAKVREEFKMSESDCGSARVQVAQLTTKIKHLSSVLHKKDKHSRKGLEEMVQRRKKLLKYLRRTDWDSYCLVLSRLGLRDNPDLKR, encoded by the exons ATGGCTCGGCAACTTAGACCCAAGTATCGGACGTTGTCCAACCCTTCTCTCGTCCACTTCTTCTCCACCTCCCGAGACCCCTCCACCACCCCCAATCCTCCTCCCGACGAATCCTCCTCCACCACCTCACAACCCTCTCAGTCTCAGTCCTCCACCTCTTCATACTTCAGCGACATCAAGGCTAAGCTCagacagcagcagcagcagcagcattcCCAACAGCTTAGAAGACCCAGCACCCAGTTCTCCGCCTCGGGCCAAGTGCCGCCCCCGAAGGTCTCCCTCGAAGAGATCCGCAAGAACCTCTCCGAGTACCGCCGCCGCTCCGCCCCTCCCAACCCCGCGGACTCCCCTTCATCGCAGCCCATCTCCGTCAATGAACTCCTCAAGCGGAATGTGTTCCCCAAGGGAGTCGAGCCCGGGAACGAGCCCGGCCCTCCGAAGCCTGCGGCTCATCTATCCTTTGACGCTATCCGGGAGAGCTTGAAACAGCTGAGGAACAACACCAGTTCGCGAACTGATAAGCGGGGTGGGGACCCGTTGTCGCTCTCGAGCCTTAAGGACTCTCTCAAGCTCAAGCCTGGTGGGCTGACACCTAGCCCAGGTTCGACTGCGATCGGAGGGACGGACAGATTGCCGCTCTCGGTGTTCGGGAAGGAGATGAAGGAGCGGAAGTCAAAAGAGAGTGGTGGTGGGACGGGCTTCGCGTTGAAGACTGAGTTCTTGAAGATGTATAACTATGAAGATTTGGGGGAAAGGTTGAGGCAGTTGAGGCCCGAAGGCTTGGATAAAGGGAAGGTCGGGTTCTCTCTGGAGGAGCTGAATGAGAGGTTGGGGAAGTTAAGGGAGATGGAGGAGCAAGAGACTGATGAGAGGATGGCCGGGTTCGGCTATAGGGAGCTGAGGGAAAGTTTGCAAAAGCTGAAGATGTCTGAAGAGGAGAAGACCAAGCAGACAGCAAGTGAGT TCCAGCGACTCAATATACTGGAACAGGCGTCACGAACTCCAGACTACATGTCACACCCTCCAAAGGAGCAATTACTTGAACAG TACTTCCATCTGGATAACATGTCTTCTGAAGAGAAAATGAAACTCGAGCTTGCAAAAGTCAGAGAAGAGTTTAAAATGTCAGAATCAGACTGTGGATCAGCACGTGTCCAAG TTGCACAGCTGACAACTAAGATCAAGCATCTATCTTCTGTCCTGCACAAGAAG GACAAGCATTCTCGGAAAGGTCTTGAAGAGATGGTGCAAAGGAGAAAGAAATTGTTGAAGTACCTAAGAAGAACAGACTGGGATTCGTACTGCTTGGTTCTTTCTAGATTAGGTCTCCGAGACAACCCAGATTTGAAGCGCTAG